Genomic segment of Candidatus Deferrimicrobium sp.:
CTCCTGATGCCGTCCTACTCTCGCAGCCGGTTCAGAGGATATGCGTTGCAGTTGCGGTATTACCAGGTGATCAACCGCTGGAGCGATGCCACCGTTACGCTCGATGCGATGAGCCGCCGCGGATATCGTCCGGAAGCCGAATACCGATTCGTCCTGAACCCGGAATCGGAAGGGGCGATCCGCGCGACGATGTTCCGGGATCGCGCCGCCAACAGGAACCGGGCCCGCTATTACGGGGAAAACGTTTTCCGTTCCGGACCCTTCACAGCGAACGCGAGCCTGGATGTACCTTCAGATCCGAATTATTACCTCGAACTGGTCGACAATAATGCGCTCCGTTCGGCGCGCTACGCCCGATCGGAAGGGTTCGTGTCCGCTATCGGAGCAAACTCCGAACACGTGGTCTCGATCCTTTGGAACAAGAACCTTCAGAATCTTCCCGGGCCGGATAACACTGCGCAGCGTGTACCTGACTACAAGATGACGATTCTGCCCATCGGGCTCCCTGTCGCGGGATTCGATCTTTCCGGGGATATATCGGCAACCCGGTTCCAGCGCAGGGACGGCTTCGACGAAGTCCGAGCGAGGGGGTTCGGGGAAGTTTCGCGGGCGATTCCGATCTATCGTTCCATCACCCTGGTGCCGTACCTTTTCTCCGACGCTCTCGAGACCCGGTTCGAGCGATCTCCGGGGGACGGCCCGTCCGACCTCGGACGATTCGTACCCGGAGGCGGTGCGACGCTCTCGGCGGATGCCCGCGGAGATTTCCCAAGGCAAGGTCTCGTCCATACCGCGGGGGTCTCGGCGGGATATCGTTACGTCCCGAAGATCCGCCAGGGCGATCTTCCCATTACTGACCGATGGTCGCGGCTGGCCCCCCAGAGCCAGTTTCTCTTGACGCTTTCACAGCGCATTCTCGGGGTGAAGGACGGTGCCGCGCCAAAGGAAATCCTGTCGTTCCACATCGACTGGGCCTATGATCTCGGGGGAAATGAGACGGCGGGGAGCCCGTACGTCGATCCGCTCGCCCCCTATGTAAGGACATTGAGGAGTCAGATCGACACCGGAGCGGGTCTTCCCATGAAGAAGAACAACGCTGCCTCGGATGTCTACGTAAACACCATGTTGACCCCGATCGATCGGTGGCGATTCCAGGGCGAGGTTCTTTATGATCCGTCGGGGAGCTTCTTCACGCTTGGGGCCGTCGGCGGGGGATACAAACAAGACAACGATCACCAGGTGCTCGCCCAGTACCGTCTTTCCAAGGGCCTGGCGGAGGACGTAGGGGGAAACATCACGTGGCGCCTGTTGCACTGGCTCCGCCTCCAGGCGAACGCATATTACTCCATGAAGAATGGCTACCTTACCTCGGGTACCTTGGGTGTGTCGTTCTTCCCGCGAAGTGACTGCTGGAACATCGGGTTTGCCGTCGGACGGAATACGCAGCCGACCGATACAAGCTTAAAGTTGACGTTCGGCCTCAAGGGGATAGGTTCCGAGGGGAAATGAAAGGTCGGCAACGGACAATCAAGCGGGGGTGGAGCGATGCGGATCATGGTCACCGGGGGGGCGGGATTCATCGGCTCCCATGTCGCGCAGGCGTATGTCGAAGCGGGTAACGAGGTCCTCGTGCTGGACAATCTTTCCTCCGGGAAGAAGGAGAATGTTCCCGAGGGGGCGCGGTTCGTCTTCGGAGAGGCGGGCTCGGAAACCGCCGTCGAGGCGGTCCGAATCTTCCGGCCCGAGGTACTCTGCCACCATGCGGCTCAGATCAACGTGCGCAAGTCCGTTGCCGATCCCGTCTTCGATGCGAAGGAGAACATCCTGAACACGCTCGTTCTCCTCGAGGCGGCGCGAGAGAACGGGGTCCGGAAGGTGATCTTCGCCTCTTCGGGAGGCGCCGGTTACGGGGAGCAGGATTACTTCCCGGCGGACGAAAAGCACCCGCTGCGACCCGTTTCCCCCTACGGCGTGGCGAAGGTATCCGTGGAGCTCTACCTCCATTACTACCGTCTCCAGTATCGGTTGGAATACACGGCACTGCGGTACTCGAACGTGTACGGACCCCGGCAGGATCCTCACGGGGAGGCGGGCGTGGTCGCCATCTTCTGCGAGCGGCTGCTGAAGGGACAGACCGCCCTCATCCACGGCGACGGACTTCAGACACGCGATTATGTTTACGTGGGGGATGTCGTGCGCGCCAATCTCGAGGCGCTCTCCCGGGGAGACGGGCTCTCCATCAACATCGGAACCGGTACGGAGACCGATGTGAACACCCTCTTCAGGATGCTGCGGGACCTCTCGGGAAGTACCCAGGAAGAGATCCACGGTCCGGCGATGCCGGGGGAGCAGCGCCGGTCGGTGATCGAAAACGGGATGGCCTTCAACGAGTTAGGGTGGTATCCTGATATTTCGTTGGACGAAGGGCTCGCCCTCACGCTGGTGTACTTCCGAAACAAGGTGACATCCTCCGGAACCCGGTAGACATGCGAATAGAGAACATCCGTAATTTTTCCATCATCGCCCACATCGACCACGGGAAGTCCACCCTGGCCGACCGGCTGCTCGAGATCACAGGGACACTTTCGGATCGGGAGAAGGTGGACCAGTTCCTGGACAAGATGGACCTCGAACGGGAGCGCGGGATCACGATCAAGGCCCAGACCGTCCGGATGAGCCATCGCGCGAAGGACGGGAAGGAATACATCCTCAACCTCATCGACACCCCCGGTCACGTGGATTTTTCCTACGAAGTATCGCGCAGCCTGAGCGCCTGCGAGGGGGCGATCCTCGTCGTGGACGCGTCGCAGGGCGTCGAGGCCCAGACGCTGGCCAACGTTTACATGGCCCTCGACCTGAATCTCGAGGTCATTCCCGTCCTGAACAAGATCGATCTCCCGAACGCGGAGACCGAGCGGGTGCGGCAGGAGATCGAGGACGTCATCGGACTCGACACCTCCGGGATCCTCGCGGTCAGCGCAAAGAAGGGGACTGGCGTCCCCGATTTGCTCGAAAACGTGATCCGGCTGATCCCCCCGCCCGAAGGGGATCCGGATGCGCCGACCAAGGCGCTGATCATCGACTCCTGGTTCGACAACTACGCCGGCGTAGTCGTTCTCGCCCGTGTTCTGGACGGTGCGATCCGGTCCGGTCAGCGGGTCACGTTCATGGCGACGGGGAATTCGTTCGAGGTGCAGAAGGTCGGCGTCTTCTCCCCCCATCCGAAGGAGCTACAGGCGCTGGGAACCGGGGAAGTCGGTTTCGTGATCGCCAACATCAAGGAGCTGACCGAGACGAAGGTGGGCGACACGATTACCGACACGCGCCACCCCGCCCCCAGGCCCCTCCCCGGGTTCAAGGTCGTCCGGCCGATGGTGTTCGCGGGGGTCTACCCGCTCGCTTCCGACCAGTATCCCCAGCTGCGAATGGCGATCGACAAGCTCCGGCTGAACGACTCCTCGTTCACGGCGGAGCCGGAGAGCTCCGTGGCGCTGGGGTTCGGCTTCCGGTGCGGATTTCTCGGGCTGCTCCACATGGAGATCGTCCAGGAGCGCCTGGAGCGCGAATACAGCGTGGAACTGATTACGACAGCGCCCACCGTCGGGTACCGCGCGGTGAAGATCGACGGCACGGTCCTGGAGGTCGACAGCCCCGCACGGCTGCCGGAACCATTGGAGCTGGACCATATCGAGGAGCCGGTCATCCACGCGACGATCCACCTGCCGGCGGAATATCTGGGAAACGTCCTCAAGTTGTGCGAGGATCGGCGTGGTGTGCAGCGGCAGATGAAATTCGTCTCGGCGACACGGGTCATCCTCGAATACGAACTGCCGCTGAACGAGATCGTTCTCGACTTCTACGACAAGCTAAAGACCGCTTCCCGCGGGTACGCCTCGATGGATTACGATTTTCTCCGGTTTCAGGAGTCCAACCTTGTCCGGCTCGACATCCTGCTGAACGGGGACAAGGTGGACGCCCTTTCGCTCATCGTACACCGGGATAACGCCTACCCGAAGGGCCGGGATGTCACCGAGCGCCTGCGGAAGCTGATCCCCCGCCAGATGTTCGAAGTGGTCATACAGGCGGCGATCGGCGGCAAGATCATCGCGCGGGAGTCGGTCAAGGCGATCCGGAAGAACGTCATCGCGAAATGCTACGGCGGTGACATCTCGAGAAAGCGGAAGCTCCTGGAGAAGCAGAAGGAAGGGAAAAAGCGGATGAAGCAGGTCGGCTCCGTCGAG
This window contains:
- the lptD gene encoding LPS assembly protein LptD; this encodes LLMPSYSRSRFRGYALQLRYYQVINRWSDATVTLDAMSRRGYRPEAEYRFVLNPESEGAIRATMFRDRAANRNRARYYGENVFRSGPFTANASLDVPSDPNYYLELVDNNALRSARYARSEGFVSAIGANSEHVVSILWNKNLQNLPGPDNTAQRVPDYKMTILPIGLPVAGFDLSGDISATRFQRRDGFDEVRARGFGEVSRAIPIYRSITLVPYLFSDALETRFERSPGDGPSDLGRFVPGGGATLSADARGDFPRQGLVHTAGVSAGYRYVPKIRQGDLPITDRWSRLAPQSQFLLTLSQRILGVKDGAAPKEILSFHIDWAYDLGGNETAGSPYVDPLAPYVRTLRSQIDTGAGLPMKKNNAASDVYVNTMLTPIDRWRFQGEVLYDPSGSFFTLGAVGGGYKQDNDHQVLAQYRLSKGLAEDVGGNITWRLLHWLRLQANAYYSMKNGYLTSGTLGVSFFPRSDCWNIGFAVGRNTQPTDTSLKLTFGLKGIGSEGK
- a CDS encoding NAD-dependent epimerase/dehydratase family protein, giving the protein MRIMVTGGAGFIGSHVAQAYVEAGNEVLVLDNLSSGKKENVPEGARFVFGEAGSETAVEAVRIFRPEVLCHHAAQINVRKSVADPVFDAKENILNTLVLLEAARENGVRKVIFASSGGAGYGEQDYFPADEKHPLRPVSPYGVAKVSVELYLHYYRLQYRLEYTALRYSNVYGPRQDPHGEAGVVAIFCERLLKGQTALIHGDGLQTRDYVYVGDVVRANLEALSRGDGLSINIGTGTETDVNTLFRMLRDLSGSTQEEIHGPAMPGEQRRSVIENGMAFNELGWYPDISLDEGLALTLVYFRNKVTSSGTR
- the lepA gene encoding translation elongation factor 4, which encodes MRIENIRNFSIIAHIDHGKSTLADRLLEITGTLSDREKVDQFLDKMDLERERGITIKAQTVRMSHRAKDGKEYILNLIDTPGHVDFSYEVSRSLSACEGAILVVDASQGVEAQTLANVYMALDLNLEVIPVLNKIDLPNAETERVRQEIEDVIGLDTSGILAVSAKKGTGVPDLLENVIRLIPPPEGDPDAPTKALIIDSWFDNYAGVVVLARVLDGAIRSGQRVTFMATGNSFEVQKVGVFSPHPKELQALGTGEVGFVIANIKELTETKVGDTITDTRHPAPRPLPGFKVVRPMVFAGVYPLASDQYPQLRMAIDKLRLNDSSFTAEPESSVALGFGFRCGFLGLLHMEIVQERLEREYSVELITTAPTVGYRAVKIDGTVLEVDSPARLPEPLELDHIEEPVIHATIHLPAEYLGNVLKLCEDRRGVQRQMKFVSATRVILEYELPLNEIVLDFYDKLKTASRGYASMDYDFLRFQESNLVRLDILLNGDKVDALSLIVHRDNAYPKGRDVTERLRKLIPRQMFEVVIQAAIGGKIIARESVKAIRKNVIAKCYGGDISRKRKLLEKQKEGKKRMKQVGSVEIPQEAFLSILKVKE